The region TATGTGACAATACCAGAATAGAAGCCTACAGCCTGCCACAACTTCCGAACAGCATCAAAGTCTGTATGGAACTTCACCGTTCCATGGTGATCATGTCGATTAACCTGGGATAGTCAACCCAAAGATCTAGCTAACAGTATTCAATCCAAACGGCGCACTTCTTCAAGCAAAGTCCCCCCAAAGTCACGCAGGTCAATGTCCAACCACTCCAGCAGCGCCGTACAGTTCGGGGGCGCATTAATGGCCGCCCCGGTTTCCCTGTTGAATTTGGACTTTTCCAGCACCTGTTCACACGGACATCAACATTAGCACTACCATAATCGATACGCTATGAGCAAGAACAAGATTGAGCAGCCGCCGTCAACCCAGATATACCAGCGCCGATGACAACAATATCCAACGGACGAGCTTCGGTCATGGTCATTCTATCGACCTACAGAGCTTCACACTAAATTCTGCGGCGGAATTCGGTATGGGCGTATGCGGGGGGAGACGGCTCTCGGTGATATACATGTATACAGTCTGTTGGCGGGAATGTCCCGGACGGCATTTTAGGAGCATCCATGTCACTGCTGCCTGTTAAATGGCCGTCCGGTTACTTTTGGGTATGTTTCAAGTGCACTGCATATACTATGGACAGGCATATGAATCGTTTGTTGTTTCTGTCGTCCGTATAATGGGGTTCTCTCCTGATGTCGCGTTTGCCTTGTATCTGGATTGAAGTATGCTCTGAAGctcttactataattaatatgACAATATGATAATGGATCTGTTGTGATACGGCTTCCTAACTCGACTGCGTGTCTGGTGGGATATTATTCATCGTCCAGTGTTTATATTCCCGCGTGATGCAGGTCTAGGCTCAGCAGACAACGCACATGCTTCgattgtttttttttttttgttttttttttttttctgtcAACTGAGTAGGACGGCAGTATACGTTACAAGTTGAACACTACGCGGATTTCAACCTCCTTGACGCTCGAAGCAGATACTGAGGAGCAACTTACTATGTTATCcaaatatatagctatagcAAACATAAATCACACAATACCACAAAGCAACATATCCTACCATGACCAAAGCAGAGAGCCGACCTTACCACTGAATATCACGCGCAAGAGCCTCCATATAGTCCGCCGCCTTGCGCGCTAGCACCCTCGCCTCCTCACTCAAACGGCCATCTTGAGCCCTCTCAGCCAGGGCGCGCTGCCAAAAGTTCCACCGCTGGATCCCAAAGATCGGGCCATCATAAAGCTCGTGCGGTTGGTAAGCCTGCTGCAGAAGTGCATCAACGGGAGGCGGGTTAAGCACGATATTCACATATGCGTAGTATCCAGCGCCGGCTAGCATCCACACAGAAGAGACGCTGACAAACACACTGAGCGAATCGAGACCTCGGATCACGCTTAGATGGGTCTCTAACGCTGCCCTGAAAGACCTTATTATCGGCGTCATGGGTCGCGAGATGGTCCCGGCGCCGGCGAGGCGGGCGGAGAATGCGCAGGAATTTATTATCCGGGATGCCTCGAGGTCGTTTTCCCAGTCTACTATAAAGTCAGAGCGTAGTTAGCAATCAATGTTATTTATGTTCAAAGGCAGCAATAACTTaaaagagagggagggagggaggcgTACGGAAGCATCGATCACCCATCTCTGCGTCAAGCGCTTCCAGGGCTGTGTAGCGTGccaacttttttttatcgCCGCATATTTTGTTGAACCGATGGCTTCTTGCAAGCTGTTTCATTAGCTCGACGAGTTTTAGCTGCAATGTGTGGTAATACGGGATTTGCTCTGCGATATCCATTATAACAACGCCTAGGTCATCCTCTGCAGCCCCGATTTGGGTCTTGTAATCCGGCATCATCTGGTAGAGCTGTGAGGCTGCTTCGTCTACCGATAGTTCTTCGGACTCCAGGTACTGCTTAAGCACTTGGAATGCCTTCACGGTCTCGTATTTGTCAATGACCTCAAGGTCGGGGTTATCAAGCTGTAAATTCAGAGGTGCAGACATAGTCACTAGtggaaacaaagaaacaatAAAACTGCAAAAAGGAATGGGTATGTTGTAAAAGTCAATTCCGGTTTAGCAGTGAGGCATGCAGTTTATATTAACTGAAAAGCGCAACAATGAAAAGAGTTAGTAACCCTAACTCACAAAGGGATAATCGCGTGGCATGGCCACCTGGCATTCTCTAGTGCTACTGAAGCGCTTTGGCCCTGATACATGtagattctatataaatGCAGCCCTTGTTTACGCAGTCTTTGACTTGGTCAGGGTACAATGAATCATGCCAACTCCGTCTCGCTATTTATATGGCTATATGGATGCCCGAAATCGGCGCTCCGGTTGCGTACAGCTATCAGACACTAAGTAATCAATATATCTAATGATGGATTGGCTGATCTACTATTGCTGTTTTCAGTCCTATGAAGATATGGTACAGCCCACGTCTTCCAACCTTCAGGAGAGATATACTAACCAACTCTTACCAAAAGGTTTACCTCCTACCTCGGCGGACTACAAGCACTGAAGAGAGCCCCAGTAGCAAGGCCGAATTTCCAGGGTATGTCGCACAATACTTGGTCGATCGGGCGCCTTTTCCCACCCACCATAAGAAATGGGGCCGTCGGCCCCATGCACACTACGACACCGAAAATTGCttcctggaggaggaaaaaTCAATATGCCCCCTTAACGGAGCCCCGGTGAGTCATGAAGGCAGACCTATTGTGTTTTTCTCATACGTGGCTACTCACTTTGAGTATAGTAATCAAACCGGTAAGGGCAAGCCCAGGAAGCGTCCCGGCGCAATTGATTACGACGAGGTTGGCCCATTCCGCATCATCACGCTGCAGAACAAAGACATCAAAGGGCTCGTCCTGCACCCTGTTGGTAATAGGGAGAAATTTCTCCGCGCGGAGGAGCGGAAAGTTGTCAGAATTCGCCCAAGGCCCTGGTGGATCCAGTACTTCCACTTCAAACAAGGACGGTCTCCAAAGGCAGTGCCAGTCGGTTCGAGAGTCTGTATTTGGCTTGGGATTCCAGAACTGATAACTTTGCTGCCATTTATATGTCAGTATGTTGGAGTTCAGCGGTTTTGGTTCTTTATTGTCTGTCTGGCTTTCCTGTCTGCTGCCTGTCTAGCGGTTCTCTTTTCTTGGTTCATCCAGAATGATTTCTTCGTCTCTTCTTTCACTAcctctctctctatctctccATCCTTCTTTTGGCTTTTTTTGGCCTACCCTGACACGACCTCCTCGTAGCCAAAGTCTTCAGGCCTGCCCATCGGATACCGCAGTCGTTCATCCAATACCCAATATTGGCGTTCGCAGGCGCATTTCTGGGTTGGACCGAAACCTTTTCTTCAGTGTGCTGTTTCGATAGTATTTCGCTCAGGCTTTAGGTCTATACCACTATATTGTTGGCCATGGAAACGCTGTCATGGTTCATCAAGTTGTTGTATAGTACAATAAACCCCCACTATGCCGAACGCGAATATAGCGAGATCCTCTTTTTAGCGAGAAGACTACCATGTCAAAATTAAAATCCCTACCTATCTCGTTAATATCTCTTTATACCAATAATTCGTATTGTTTATCTATTTCGCCATAGAAATCTAGTTATAAGCAGGTAAAAATATGcataaatcttatataaaaCCCGTATAATAGGTATGAATATTTATAGGTCTAAATAATCCtgattaaatatagtaggtccagtagaaatatatatatttacaccTACTGGATATAGCAAGATTCTGGCGATAGCAAGACCACTCGTCGGTATCATTTAATTCGCTATAGCCAGGTTTTACTGTACTATGTAATCGTGGTTGTTAACTATAGCCGATGTAGATGCGGGGTCGGCAACCTCGGTCTATTCAGCTTCCCCACCTCCCCGCATTTCCTGCACCCTTGGTTAAATACATATGGAATTGGTCCTCAGATTTCTCCAGATTGACACTGTTTAAGACACTGCTTCGAAAAGATGGTTTTCTCCTCCGACAGACCGCATATCGACAGTACTTTCCCCAATCCCCTACATCCACGATCGAACGGTGAGCTAACACACCGCCAGTCCCGACCAATATCCCCATCTGGGATTGGCTCTTCGACTCGGAGTATTCGCCCTTGCGGACCAACAGGCCCGAAGAACTCGGCTCCTTTGTAAATGCCATCACAAAAGAACAGATCCGGTACGACGCCCTTAAGGATCTGACGACGTACGTCTCGACTTCTTTGGTTGTCAATTATGGGTTGAAACCCGGCGATACGGTGGCGCTGTTCAGCCCGAATACGATATGGTATCCGGTCGCAATGCTTGCGACTGTTCGCGCTGGTATGGTCAACCTTGGTAATTGGTATCGCGAATGTTAATCATTGATAGGTGGTGTGATATCCGGAGCATCTCCGGCATATAACGTTGAGGAGATGACCTATGCCCTCAAGACCGGCAACGCAAAGTTCCTAATGACTGTTCCCTCGTCAATGGATGTTGCAATTCCCGCGGCGAAGAATGCGGGCATTCCCCCGGAGCGTATCTTTCTTCTCGAGGGTTCAAAAGGAGAGTATGTTTCCGTACAACAACTCGTGCAGAAGGGCAAGCGATATGGCCCTGGCGGTCAGGCCGTTCCGTACAAGCTTCCAGAGGGCAAGACAAACAGGGACGTTTGTGGCTTCCTAAGTTTTAGTTCGGGTACGACCGGGCTTCCGAAGGCTGTAAGTTATCGAGGACGGTTCACCAGGCAGGGCTGATACTTGGAAGGTGATGATCGCTCATCATAATGTGATTGCACAATGCATGCAAATCATCCAGCTCACCCACGACGATACCAAAAAGTCACTTGCCGTTCTCCCACTTTTCCACAGTAAGTCTGACCTACTACTCATCTTGCCAGCGACTGACAGTGAAAAGTCACCGGGCTCGTCCATCAGATGCACCTCCCTGTTATCCGCAACAGCTCGGTGTACATGCTCCCATCATTCACTATGGAGTCTATGCTCAGCACCATCGTCGAATACCAAATTAGCGAGATTCTCTCCGTGCCGCCAATTATCATCCGTCTCCTGCAAGACCCGACTGTATCCAAGTACGACCTTTCGCACGTAAagcgcttctcctccggggCAGCCCCCATATCGGGCGAAATCCTACAGAAACTGCAAGACCGCTTCCCATGGACGGGATTCAAGCAGGGGTACGGCATGACAGAGTCATGCAGCTGTATCACCGCACACCCGCCAGAGAAGCAGTCATACAAGTACGCGCAGCGCGGAGGGATGATTGTCGCCAACACAGAAGTGAAGGTCATCCATACCGAGACCGGAAAGGAGGTTGGTtacgaggaagagggcgagatTCTGGCACGCGGCCCGCAGATTGTCATGGGGTATCTAAACAACGAAAAAGCCACAAAAGAGACATTTGACGAGGAGGGCTGGCTGCATACCGGAGACGTCGGGTATGTGGATCGAGAGGGATTCATTGTCATCACCGATAGAATCAAAGAGATGATCAAGGTCAAGGGCATCGCGGTGTCTCCGGCGGAAATTGAAGATCTCCTGCTCGGGCACCCGGCAGTCGAGGATGTCGGAGTGACCTCTGTGCCAGATGACTATGCAGGCGAGAAGCCAAAGGCTTATCTCGTGCTGAAGCCTGCAGCTCGAGGGCAGTTGAACACGGGCGAGGGCGTGGTGGCGGTGGGCCGCGAGCTCATTGAGTACGTCAAGGCGAAAAAGGTGCGGCACAAATGGGTAGTCGAGGTTGAGTTCCTGGAGGAAGTGCCCAAGAGCGCAAGTGGAAAGATCCTGCGACGCGTGCTGAGAGACCgcgagaagaacaggcgCGAGGGCGAGAAGCGGCTGGTGGTGCGCGAcgagaaggaaagagcgaaGCTGTAGATAAAGTAAACAACTCACGCGCTTTTCTcacttctttctctccagaACTCTGCATCTTACAACACTCTCCACATTGCTAGACCACCCCTACCAATTTGACCCACTGAATACGCATCTGCTTTATCTCCTCATTCTTAACCACTCCATCCGCCATGACTGACTGCACCCAACACACCGCGGACCGCAGAGTCCTCTTCGACGGCAGCGAGTAGCGTGCTCTCTCCCTCGCTTACTTGGCCACTTACTAAATCAAACAGACCTTGGCGGGGGAACTGGCAATCAGACATCGCCcctaacaacaacagcattgCCTATGTCGCGCTCAGCCGCCATGTCCACCTCAAGCAGACCGAACTCCACGGCTGGCTCGACCGCAAAAGCATCAACGACCGACCTTCTGCAAGTATCGCTACAAACGGCGCTGACAACCATTGGGACTTGACTCAGTACGATGCGATAGAACTCGTGCTGGGAAAGTCCGACGGCAAGGTATACACCATCGCACTAACCGACCATAATGGAGTTTTCTGGGAGGCCAAGTTCCGACATGAAAATAACAAGGGGCTCACAACATCCGTCCCCAAGGTCATCCGGCTCGATAGCTTGAGGCCGAGGTACGCAAATGCGGAGTCAGTGGCACCCCTGCAGTTGGGCAATATCAGGAAATTCGAACTCTCCTTTCCAAGGTGCGGCGCTCTTGTCTCCGTGGACCGCATGTACACTAACAGACTGCCTGGCTAGCATGAACGGAAAGCAGGAAGGGTCCTTCACCATTAGTATACATTCGATCAACGCGGTGAAACTTCCATGTGTATGCGCTGCAACGCCCGACCCAAAGCTCGATGAGCCTGTTAAAGGGTGGAAAAAGGCTTGGGGGAAAGTTAAATACGCAACAGCGGAACTTGCATTCAAGCTGAAGTTGAGAAAGCCCAAGCCGAGACTGCGAAGGCGGTTCTTTCGGTGATCAGGCCGCCAGCCCTAGTTAATTCGTCGTCAGTCGTCCGTCATAAATGGAATATTCATCAGTTGCAATACTCGCACTCTCAAAATGGGTCTCAAACGGTTGTTTTCAGTTTTATATAGCATTAGGAACAGACTAGTTTTTAGTCCATGAAAACCATTCATCATCTTATATGTATTCAGTATATATGACTCTACCTACCCAAACCTAGCAAGTCGCCAACAAGTCCTCCAGCGCACTCTTCTCGGCCGAGGTCACGGTGAGACCATACGTGTGCTTGACAGCTGTCCACATCTTGCCGTATGTGCAGTGGTACGAGTCTATACACAGTCAGCGGGTAGTTCACTCCAACCCATCCCTAGTTTTGAACATCAGAGACATACCCAAAGGCGGCAGCCACTCTTCAGGCCCGGAGTCGCTCTTGGCCTGGTTCACGTTGTCCGTGACGGCCATGAGCTGGGGGATGTCCAGATCGTTAGCGAACGCCTCGCGCTCCTCGGTTGTCCATTCAGACGCGCCGGACTGGTTGCACTTAGTTTCTTCTTCACACATCTACTGATGCTGGTGGTAGTAGTAACTCACCTCCCACGCATTCTTCAAAGGCACGATATGGTCAATGTCCACATCGCTTCCCTGCGTCCAAGTCTCGCCGTCGTACTCGGAGAACCAAGAGCCACTTTCGATCTGGCAGCTGGAGCCCGTTTCGACGTTCGTGCCGTCGCGCACGAGCACCTTGTCGCGGGTGTCGCATCCGCTGTCGCATTCGATTAGCCATTTtacattattattattattattttggGGTGAGGCAGGAATAAGGAATGGATGAAACTCACTCGCCCTGGCTGCTCCAGTGGGGGAACAGGTCGCGGTCGTAGTCAGAGCCTGAGCCCGCTTCGGCGACGGTTAGGGCTTCGAGCTGGGTCTCTGCgacggaggtggaggggatgCCTGGGGGCGTTGCGCCCACCAGGGATGCAGAGGCAGCGagcaggagggggaggatggaCCGGGTCATTGTGGTGGgtgtgaggaggatgaatgggGAAGATGAGTTGGTTTGATGGTTGAGCGGAGGTAAACATGGGACGCAAGGGGTTTATAAGGCAACCAGCAGTCACACTCACCACGAAATCTTCAGTGATAATGAGATGCCATCCCATCTGCTGTGGTCTCGTCGCACACGCGGCAGGAAAGAGCAGCTGATTCGCCGTGTGATTTGCGATCGTCGGCGAGTGGTTACATCGTCAGCTCTTGGGCTTCAAATCTGCGACGCCGATTTTCCAGGAGAGCGCTTCTAGCTGTCTTCTAGACAGGCACAGGGCTCTCTCTAACTCCCTGTAGGGCGGGGTTGGTTTCTGCATCGGCTTATCTTGCATTCTTATTTGTTGCGATGAGATGAAGTCGGGCCCATAATAGATTGGAGCTCTGTCGAATGATCTTCAAGATACGAGACAACGTGGGAGACACTCAGCAGTACGAACGCCAGCCAAGCgatgttgttcttggtgTGGATTGCTTGCAATTTATTTATATGCATGCAGAGATACTATCTAGTACATATATCCGGTCGACTCCGAGATAGTGTCATCAAGTCTGTCCCTGCTAGCATCAAGGATATTGTCCGCAGAAGTGCGAATAATCCGATATTAACCAAACATGCCGGTCCGTTGGCTTTAAAAACAGGAATACAATTCCAGTTGTACGGTCTGGTTATACCCACCAGACGTATCAAATTCACCTGGGATAAACAGCCATCTAAGGAACAAGAATCCGCGCCCTATCGCGCCACCCCGCCCAAGACATGCCCAGCCAACGAAAGCTGCTCGCTGGTCTCGCCAGGCCACGAGACACACCCCCCCAAACATCAACGCCTCGAATCTGCTTGTGGATGGGGTACCGATTGGAATGGGGTGATGGCTGGCGTGAATGGTGGTTTgtttgggttgggttggtggctgtgatggtgagTTAGTTTTGAGAAGCGATTCCCCCGTCCTGTATGGTTATTTTGATTGAAATGGATTTTGAGGGCCTAGTACAATGGATAAGTGTTGAGTGACCGATACAAAGCATTAATCCAAGTCGCGTAGTGTATAAGGGTCAGCAGACCGTCGATTTGTGTCCCGGCTACTTATATCTATGGGAAATACATTGTCATACGCTTCACAGGTGAGCCAAAACCGCATCCGCACCAGAAACCTACCAATGTTAGCATCATATTATATTCAAGTTACAGAAGAAAGGGATAAATACCTCAACAGCACCCTTCTTGGTCTCAATATCCGCGTATGTAACCTTTCCGTGGTCAATGATAACTGCATAGCGCCCAGTACGACCACCGCTCGCCCAGCCGATGGACTCTGAGAACTTCGCGTCGGGGTCCGATAGGAACAGCTGCGACTGTTAGCGCCGAAGTTAGAGGCTCGGGAAGAGGTGGATATACAATGTCATCACCAGTCACTTGGTTCGCCTTTCCCCAAGCACTCATCACAAAGGGGTCATTCGAagcgacgacggcgacaatCTGGGCGCCCTTTTCCTTTAATTGCgggaggttctggatgtAGCCGGGGAGGTGGTTCACGGAGCAGGTGGGAGTGAACGCGCCTGGGATCCAATTAGCTTAGTCTGCAACGTAGGCAGGAACACGGTCAGAGACGCACCAGGAACCGAGAAGAGCACGACCTTCTTGTCCGCCCACTCCTTGGATGCGTCGTATTTGATCGGGATACCGCAAGCGGTGACGTCGCTCTTATCCTCCGCCCACGGGATGTACTGGAACGAAACGCCGCTGGGGAAAGAGTCGCCTGTCTTGAGGGGAGCCATTTTCAATTGATGCGAAGCTGTGTGAGAGGTGAGATTGAAAGAGGGGGAGTTCAATGTTGAGCTGTTGAAGTGTTGTAAGTGTTGATGACTGCGGGGTTGGAACCTTGCGGGTTGGGCCTCGGCGACCGGAGAGTTCCGTCATCGGAGGTGGGAATGGCCTCACCAGGCGGAGCACGGCGATTTACACATTATGTATGTGGCAGAATATGACAGAATATAGCAGCAGATCGGATAGTAGATGGTATCGTAGATAGTGTGTAGATGAAATATAACCTGATTAAATATGATCAAGATTGTTATATATTCGACAAATGCTGTATATATCAGACATATATATGCATGTGTGTATGATATTTCGTAAATGGAAGAACACCAAGTGTCATAAATACTAGAAATGGCATGAAGATGTGGTAAGATGGATTTTGGTAAATGGCAAATAAACGGTCAACAGATGGTCAACAGATGGTAGACAGATACTAGTTAGATGGTAGATAGATGGTAAATATTCAGCAGAACTGTCAAGACCTTATATAGATCACTGTAGAGTATAGAGAAATATGAGGCGAGATTAGATGCGACTAGATCCTCGACAATAGATACCACCTCCAAATAGATAAAGTCGATGCGAAGTAGCCTCAGCAGATAAATGGCAAGTAGCCTCAGCAGATGTTAATATCTCAAAGCACCATAAGATGAGAATAGAATCAAGCGATATAAAAGTAGCTGACAACGTGAAGAAACGTAGATGTTGTATATGATATAAATCGGGTTAGATGAAAGATGAAACGAAATGAACCAGATGAGACAAGATGAGACAGGATGTGAGAGATGGCAGATAGATGTaggagggaaagaaggaaagagcgagggagggggatggcCAGGTATTTATACGCTGATACTGCCGGTATGTCGCCGCCCTCGCGCCAGCACAAGCCCTATCTCCGGGTCCGAAGCCGACTGTATCCCCGTTGGGACGACGGGGAGGGAAGCTGCGACCTGGGCTCCTTCCTATTTGGGTAGCCCTAGTGGGTGGCCTGATGTTCCAAGACCCAGTCCAGACACCCTGGATCAAAAACAGTCCTTCATCATGCTGGACAATTCGCTGTTGTAATCGAGCATATACCCTCCGTTGAAGGCATCCAGCGATCCCACCCCCATTATCTGATCTTCCAGGTTTCCAACCGCATCGAACCACTCCTTTAGCTCCTGCGTCATCTGCGCCCCATCCGGTGTATGGCTCTGGACGCTCGATGTTACCGCTTGCTCAATGATGCCTTCAGCAGTGCAGTCACCCTCGGCATTTCGATGCATTAGTTGCGGTCCCAGTCGACGGAGGCCCTTGATGGACTTCCACAGCCTCCGCGAAATGTATGACTTTGTCGACACACCCTTGACCAACTCCAGCGCCATATAAAATTCCTCGCGACAGGAGGTGCTGAACTGACTAGGTATCTGGGCGACGGCAAGGAACAGCGCCATCAACGCCGACACCAGGAACCAGTTAAAGACCACCTGCTGCAACTGATATATGTCGGATGATGCGTGGAGCTGTGTGATGAACCGGATGGTATCCTTGGCCATGTCTACCACGGTCTGGACTTCGGTTGGGAACCGCATCATATGTGCGGCCGAGTGTAGGACGGGACGATGGATAAGCATCCGCAGTTGGTTTGCTCGGAGGTAGACCAAGGAACGTAGTCGACGAATACTTCTCGTCTCGCGTTCTGCTGCATATCCTGATGGGCCTTGCAACCGGAGAGAGTCCGGGAGCGCGGCCACCCACTGCAAAACCTGCCAATCGAGGTAATTCatttcatccttcttgatctcgttggtgttgttgaaaGCCGTGATGAATCTCCAGACTTTGGCCGCAATCCTGCTGTACCGAATCATCGCGCGAAGATAGGATGTATTctcttctggctctgggagCCAAGGGTCGATATCGGAGTCGTCCACACCGAACGGCATGCCTGTTCCAAAGCTCCACCTCAGATCGAGTACGCGCACCGACCAGAACAGCTTCAACACACGGTTCTTTCCGGCCTCTACAACCGAAGGATGCTTGAGCGTTTCCCGGCGATGTAGCCCCTTTTCCAGGCACAGGCGTTCCACGATTCCGATCGTCCGCCAGGCCAAAGTCTCCTCATCAATTTGAAAATACAGGATAGCCTACTCTTGTTAGTGGTGTTGGCGTATCTAGGGTAAAAACTTACCACAAGTGCAAGTAGTGTAATGCTATTTATCTCTGGGGGCGCCCAGACGTAATGGTCCGCAGCATCTCGCACCGAGTCGAACAAGCTCATTGCCAACTCGCTACTCCCACTCGCT is a window of Aspergillus puulaauensis MK2 DNA, chromosome 4, nearly complete sequence DNA encoding:
- a CDS encoding HNH endonuclease family protein (COG:S;~EggNog:ENOG410PFRC;~InterPro:IPR011089;~PFAM:PF07510;~SECRETED:SignalP(1-19)) — encoded protein: MTRSILPLLLAASASLVGATPPGIPSTSVAETQLEALTVAEAGSGSDYDRDLFPHWSSQGDGCDTRDKVLVRDGTNVETGSSCQIESGSWFSEYDGETWTQGSDVDIDHIVPLKNAWESGASEWTTEEREAFANDLDIPQLMAVTDNVNQAKSDSGPEEWLPPLDSYHCTYGKMWTAVKHTYGLTVTSAEKSALEDLLATC
- a CDS encoding putative C6 transcription factor (COG:K;~EggNog:ENOG410Q1AK;~InterPro:IPR036864,IPR000704,IPR007219,IPR001138;~TransMembrane:1 (o549-568i);~go_component: GO:0005956 - protein kinase CK2 complex [Evidence IEA];~go_function: GO:0000981 - DNA-binding transcription factor activity, RNA polymerase II-specific [Evidence IEA];~go_function: GO:0003677 - DNA binding [Evidence IEA];~go_function: GO:0008270 - zinc ion binding [Evidence IEA];~go_function: GO:0019887 - protein kinase regulator activity [Evidence IEA];~go_process: GO:0006351 - transcription, DNA-templated [Evidence IEA];~go_process: GO:0006355 - regulation of transcription, DNA-templated [Evidence IEA]), whose translation is MDPSISAHSAHSAHNSTRIWARSPDDSISVNGEAEAGTGADAVPRKRRRKYIAKACNECKRRKIKCNGERPCGRCGRQRISCVYDNAPEVGGSETLGIERLYEQMNAMQAQITALTASVHSLAQSNVSGQAVRPEAGSRLNRRISMASKELAFQGPTTSAFSFDLAKSSLKERGIEIERNEDDMTREPSPLPTPPSAPTLGSCQVGDPLWSIGKTEALRLCHVYEEEMGVMYPVVELELILQNVHLLYGPTEGGSWPRAPGQAQYDEELDDDDVNILRLVFACALTAEASGSSELAMSLFDSVRDAADHYVWAPPEINSITLLALVAILYFQIDEETLAWRTIGIVERLCLEKGLHRRETLKHPSVVEAGKNRVLKLFWSVRVLDLRWSFGTGMPFGVDDSDIDPWLPEPEENTSYLRAMIRYSRIAAKVWRFITAFNNTNEIKKDEMNYLDWQVLQWVAALPDSLRLQGPSGYAAERETRSIRRLRSLVYLRANQLRMLIHRPVLHSAAHMMRFPTEVQTVVDMAKDTIRFITQLHASSDIYQLQQVVFNWFLVSALMALFLAVAQIPSQFSTSCREEFYMALELVKGVSTKSYISRRLWKSIKGLRRLGPQLMHRNAEGDCTAEGIIEQAVTSSVQSHTPDGAQMTQELKEWFDAVGNLEDQIMGVGSLDAFNGGYMLDYNSELSSMMKDCF
- a CDS encoding uncharacterized protein (COG:S;~EggNog:ENOG410PQE3;~InterPro:IPR013857;~PFAM:PF08547); this encodes MTDCTQHTADRRVLFDGSEPWRGNWQSDIAPNNNSIAYVALSRHVHLKQTELHGWLDRKSINDRPSASIATNGADNHWDLTQYDAIELVLGKSDGKVYTIALTDHNGVFWEAKFRHENNKGLTTSVPKVIRLDSLRPRYANAESVAPLQLGNIRKFELSFPSMNGKQEGSFTISIHSINAVKLPCVCAATPDPKLDEPVKGWKKAWGKVKYATAELAFKLKLRKPKPRLRRRFFR
- a CDS encoding DUF3632 domain-containing protein (InterPro:IPR022085;~PFAM:PF12311;~TransMembrane:1 (i183-203o)), coding for MSAPLNLQLDNPDLEVIDKYETVKAFQVLKQYLESEELSVDEAASQLYQMMPDYKTQIGAAEDDLGVVIMDIAEQIPYYHTLQLKLVELMKQLARSHRFNKICGDKKKLARYTALEALDAEMGDRCFLDWENDLEASRIINSCAFSARLAGAGTISRPMTPIIRSFRAALETHLSVIRGLDSLSVFVSVSSVWMLAGAGYYAYVNIVLNPPPVDALLQQAYQPHELYDGPIFGIQRWNFWQRALAERAQDGRLSEEARVLARKAADYMEALARDIQCCSSVSASSVKEVEIRVVFNL
- the ASPF3 gene encoding peroxiredoxin family protein (COG:O;~EggNog:ENOG410PP0P;~InterPro:IPR013740,IPR036249,IPR037944,IPR013766;~PFAM:PF08534,PF00578;~go_function: GO:0016491 - oxidoreductase activity [Evidence IEA]), with the protein product MAPLKTGDSFPSGVSFQYIPWAEDKSDVTACGIPIKYDASKEWADKKVVLFSVPGAFTPTCSVNHLPGYIQNLPQLKEKGAQIVAVVASNDPFVMSAWGKANQVTGDDILFLSDPDAKFSESIGWASGGRTGRYAVIIDHGKVTYADIETKKGAVEVSGADAVLAHL
- a CDS encoding uncharacterized protein (COG:I;~EggNog:ENOG410PGS7;~InterPro:IPR000873,IPR025110,IPR020845;~PFAM:PF00501,PF13193) produces the protein MVFSSDRPHIDIPTNIPIWDWLFDSEYSPLRTNRPEELGSFVNAITKEQIRYDALKDLTTYVSTSLVVNYGLKPGDTVALFSPNTIWYPVAMLATVRAGGVISGASPAYNVEEMTYALKTGNAKFLMTVPSSMDVAIPAAKNAGIPPERIFLLEGSKGEYVSVQQLVQKGKRYGPGGQAVPYKLPEGKTNRDVCGFLSFSSGTTGLPKAVMIAHHNVIAQCMQIIQLTHDDTKKSLAVLPLFHITGLVHQMHLPVIRNSSVYMLPSFTMESMLSTIVEYQISEILSVPPIIIRLLQDPTVSKYDLSHVKRFSSGAAPISGEILQKLQDRFPWTGFKQGYGMTESCSCITAHPPEKQSYKYAQRGGMIVANTEVKVIHTETGKEVGYEEEGEILARGPQIVMGYLNNEKATKETFDEEGWLHTGDVGYVDREGFIVITDRIKEMIKVKGIAVSPAEIEDLLLGHPAVEDVGVTSVPDDYAGEKPKAYLVLKPAARGQLNTGEGVVAVGRELIEYVKAKKVRHKWVVEVEFLEEVPKSASGKILRRVLRDREKNRREGEKRLVVRDEKERAKL